One Dysosmobacter welbionis DNA segment encodes these proteins:
- a CDS encoding DUF2975 domain-containing protein, with translation MSNSTVQILARVLRVLLIFALLLNVLALLLVPASVMVNAENLFGGAGTFLHDLFHPEADDVTAAGVSAIFLSWVWIWGEGANALIALFLVICGICTALILLQGLRVLGTILQGAPFSTQNAVSLRRAAVCSFCIAGAALLRTIWGLWFYQSLRPLATYNALFVPIFTMFGLLCLVMSALFRQATEMKVENDLTI, from the coding sequence ATGTCCAACAGTACTGTGCAAATACTCGCCCGGGTGCTCCGGGTACTGCTGATCTTCGCCCTACTGCTCAACGTCCTGGCTCTGCTGCTGGTTCCCGCCTCCGTCATGGTCAACGCGGAAAACCTCTTCGGCGGCGCCGGCACCTTTCTGCATGACCTGTTCCACCCGGAGGCGGACGATGTGACCGCCGCAGGCGTATCCGCGATTTTTCTCTCCTGGGTCTGGATATGGGGCGAGGGCGCCAACGCCCTAATCGCCCTGTTCTTGGTGATCTGCGGCATCTGCACCGCGCTGATTCTCCTCCAGGGGCTCCGGGTGCTGGGCACCATCCTCCAGGGTGCGCCGTTTTCCACGCAGAATGCCGTCAGCCTCCGACGGGCGGCTGTATGTTCCTTCTGCATCGCGGGAGCGGCATTGCTCCGGACGATCTGGGGGCTGTGGTTTTACCAGTCCCTCCGCCCCCTGGCCACCTACAACGCGCTCTTTGTGCCGATCTTCACCATGTTCGGCCTGCTGTGCCTGGTGATGTCCGCCCTGTTCCGCCAGGCGACGGAGATGAAAGTGGAAAACGACCTGACCATTTAG
- a CDS encoding DUF2975 domain-containing protein, producing the protein MVRTAVQKIADVLIFLCGFLIFCDILLLPLTPALAYFRFQNPASMRFDHLLAVFAYDFDDGVGNLLEIILKESWKSPETAVLALFLLLAGICGAVILVQGIRLLASVADGTPFSPKNAVYLQRAAAGCFVIAAGALGRTAFTLCRDGAAALLSYTALFIPLFTMAGLLCLVMAGLFHRAAEMKAENDLTI; encoded by the coding sequence ATGGTTCGTACTGCTGTCCAAAAAATCGCGGATGTGTTGATTTTTCTCTGCGGTTTCCTCATCTTTTGCGACATTCTGCTGCTTCCCCTGACACCGGCCCTGGCCTACTTCCGCTTTCAGAATCCGGCGTCCATGCGCTTCGACCACCTCCTGGCTGTTTTCGCCTACGACTTTGACGACGGGGTGGGAAATTTGCTGGAAATTATTTTGAAAGAGTCTTGGAAGTCCCCGGAGACCGCGGTCCTGGCTCTATTCCTGCTTTTGGCGGGCATCTGCGGCGCAGTGATCCTGGTCCAGGGCATCCGTCTGCTGGCCTCTGTGGCGGACGGCACGCCGTTCTCCCCGAAGAACGCCGTCTACCTCCAGCGGGCCGCCGCAGGCTGCTTTGTGATCGCCGCCGGCGCCCTGGGGCGGACCGCCTTCACCCTCTGCCGGGATGGCGCCGCCGCATTGCTGTCCTACACCGCTTTGTTCATCCCCCTCTTCACCATGGCGGGCCTTCTGTGCCTGGTGATGGCCGGGCTGTTTCACCGGGCAGCGGAGATGAAGGCGGAAAACGACCTGACGATTTGA
- a CDS encoding helix-turn-helix domain-containing protein, with amino-acid sequence MIVVNLDVMMAKRKMSLSQLSEKVDITLANLSILKNNKAKAVRFSTLEAICAALDCQPGDILEFVPDEEAEP; translated from the coding sequence ATGATTGTAGTCAACCTGGACGTGATGATGGCCAAGCGGAAAATGTCCCTCTCCCAACTGTCGGAGAAAGTGGATATCACCCTGGCCAACCTGTCCATTCTGAAAAACAACAAGGCCAAGGCCGTCCGTTTCTCCACGCTGGAGGCCATCTGCGCCGCCCTGGACTGCCAGCCGGGAGACATTCTGGAGTTCGTGCCGGACGAAGAGGCGGAACCATGA
- a CDS encoding DUF4173 domain-containing protein, which yields MNEHEKALPAGGPAKLTQNAVKIYVISSRERLLLPLAFCFCLLLVNTLLWSGPTAGLTASVCVWYGLLGLYLGRPLLNTWESRVLLAVNLALAATLALGSNWYFRAWNLLALLALLPVHAIGLSGGQFLPWWRPSMLWERLCLLLWGLFGHLGAALATAWPQKKDGAARRVLPLLLGAAGALALLAVLVPVLASADALFAAATADLRAFVSLHFTDAVWKALLASVMTPFLFGLLYSLRRPTPLKRTGAAARGGVDGLGFAIVLAAVAALYLLFLGVQSAGLFGGAEYLAQKGLSYAEWARSGFFQMVGVTVVNLTLLLAAVQWSRREGGAWRAVRLLSALLTAESLLLLLSAAWRMTLYVDVYGLSFKRCMTYWGMGMMAAFLLAAAWKVWRPDFRFCRVVFPLALAGWLVINCVPVDYLVAKDQVDRYLSGESGVLDAEYLLYDLSYDTLSQLERLDGDMVCTAYGDWDAIGTARLSILLKQRRQEARTDCADWRTWSLSAWLASRGDA from the coding sequence ATGAATGAACATGAAAAAGCCCTGCCGGCGGGAGGGCCGGCGAAGCTTACGCAAAATGCGGTGAAAATTTATGTGATCTCCTCCCGAGAGCGACTGCTTCTGCCGCTGGCCTTCTGCTTCTGTCTTCTGCTGGTGAACACGCTGCTTTGGAGCGGCCCCACCGCGGGACTGACCGCCTCCGTCTGCGTCTGGTACGGCCTGCTGGGGCTCTATCTGGGCCGCCCCCTGCTGAACACCTGGGAGAGCCGCGTTCTGCTGGCGGTGAATCTGGCCCTGGCCGCCACGCTGGCCCTGGGGTCCAACTGGTATTTCCGGGCGTGGAATCTGCTGGCCCTGCTGGCCCTGCTGCCCGTCCACGCCATCGGCCTCTCCGGCGGACAATTTCTGCCCTGGTGGCGTCCCTCCATGCTGTGGGAGCGGCTCTGTTTGCTGCTGTGGGGCCTCTTCGGCCATCTGGGGGCAGCATTGGCCACCGCCTGGCCTCAGAAAAAGGACGGCGCCGCCCGGCGGGTCCTGCCCCTGCTGCTGGGAGCGGCCGGCGCCCTGGCTCTGCTGGCGGTCCTGGTGCCCGTTCTGGCCTCCGCCGACGCGCTGTTCGCCGCCGCCACGGCGGACCTGCGGGCCTTTGTCTCCCTCCACTTCACGGACGCGGTCTGGAAGGCCCTGCTGGCCAGCGTCATGACCCCCTTCCTCTTCGGTCTGCTGTACAGTCTCCGCCGCCCCACACCCCTGAAACGGACCGGAGCCGCAGCCCGCGGCGGGGTAGACGGCCTGGGCTTCGCCATCGTGCTGGCGGCGGTGGCGGCGCTGTACCTGCTGTTCCTGGGCGTCCAATCCGCCGGACTCTTCGGCGGAGCTGAGTACCTGGCCCAAAAGGGCCTTTCCTATGCCGAGTGGGCCCGGAGCGGTTTCTTCCAGATGGTGGGGGTGACAGTGGTGAACCTGACGCTTCTGCTGGCTGCGGTCCAGTGGTCCCGCCGGGAGGGCGGCGCTTGGCGGGCAGTCCGGCTCCTCTCCGCCCTGCTGACAGCGGAGAGCCTGCTCCTGCTCCTCTCTGCCGCCTGGCGGATGACGCTGTATGTGGATGTGTACGGCCTGTCCTTCAAGCGCTGCATGACCTACTGGGGCATGGGGATGATGGCGGCCTTTCTGCTGGCTGCGGCCTGGAAGGTGTGGCGGCCAGACTTCCGGTTCTGTCGGGTGGTGTTTCCCCTGGCCCTGGCGGGGTGGCTGGTCATCAACTGCGTGCCGGTGGACTACCTGGTGGCAAAGGATCAGGTGGACCGCTACCTCTCCGGGGAGAGCGGGGTGCTGGACGCGGAGTACCTGCTCTATGACCTCTCCTATGACACCCTGTCCCAGCTGGAGCGGCTGGACGGAGACATGGTCTGCACAGCGTATGGGGACTGGGACGCCATCGGTACGGCCCGCCTGTCCATCTTATTGAAACAGCGGCGGCAGGAGGCCCGGACAGACTGCGCCGACTGGCGGACCTGGAGCCTCTCGGCCTGGCTGGCCAGCCGGGGCGACGCGTAA
- a CDS encoding DUF5301 domain-containing protein, producing MKRYLRLAAWCLGLALAVTACGRAGRIVLPEAAEVTAIRVTAGDAVTLHTDRDWIGEFLQQAAEAVSTGMESVQDAPDQTGAVKVELGTGETPDWSVLYVYEADGICCLEQPYTGIYQGDEALWTVLAADAAPEGRNPQ from the coding sequence ATGAAGCGCTATCTGCGGCTGGCCGCCTGGTGCCTGGGGCTTGCGCTGGCCGTAACAGCCTGCGGCAGGGCGGGCCGGATCGTCCTCCCGGAGGCGGCGGAGGTCACTGCCATCCGGGTAACGGCAGGAGATGCGGTGACGCTCCACACGGACCGGGACTGGATCGGAGAATTTCTCCAACAGGCGGCAGAGGCTGTCTCCACCGGCATGGAGAGCGTGCAGGACGCGCCGGACCAAACCGGTGCGGTAAAGGTGGAGCTGGGCACCGGCGAGACGCCGGACTGGAGCGTTCTGTACGTCTACGAAGCGGACGGCATCTGCTGTTTGGAGCAGCCCTATACGGGCATCTACCAGGGGGACGAGGCACTCTGGACAGTTCTGGCGGCTGACGCCGCGCCGGAGGGGAGGAATCCACAGTGA
- a CDS encoding double zinc ribbon domain-containing protein codes for MDLWQAGRRLALTGLFASVTDWIEVDIYSCPACGRLAFFRTNFLPQPKKHVPVEPEPTDVDTAAFYVPGTGELVKCPVCGKEHPRDDAFCPLCGTRRDQPCPWCGKWFPAAQPVCPWCGHGRDEE; via the coding sequence ATGGACCTCTGGCAGGCGGGCAGGCGCCTGGCTCTGACGGGCCTTTTTGCCTCCGTCACCGACTGGATTGAGGTGGATATATACAGCTGCCCCGCCTGTGGAAGACTGGCCTTTTTCCGCACCAACTTTCTCCCTCAGCCGAAAAAACATGTGCCGGTGGAGCCGGAACCAACAGACGTGGACACCGCCGCCTTCTACGTTCCCGGTACGGGGGAGCTGGTCAAATGCCCGGTCTGCGGCAAGGAGCATCCCCGTGACGATGCCTTTTGCCCCCTGTGCGGGACCCGGCGGGATCAGCCCTGCCCCTGGTGCGGAAAATGGTTTCCGGCAGCACAGCCGGTCTGTCCCTGGTGCGGCCACGGCCGAGATGAGGAATAA
- a CDS encoding nucleotidyltransferase family protein, with amino-acid sequence MKVSLVIMAAGLGSRYGGSKQVDGIGPHNEILMEYSIYDALRAGFSKVVFIIKPEMEEMMRRLCGDYLARKTALDGTPVEVAYVFQDFTSVPDFYRIPPERTKPFGTVHALLCAADVVHEPFCVINADDYYGIDAYRTIYDELVKLPETGKATMVGYLLKNTASLHGTVSRGVCAVEDGKLRSVREALKIQLYPDGTLRDLAEGTDLSPETVVSMNFWGFAPSIFPALREYFENFLRTEAGENIKAECLLPVMVGDQLQKGALEVSVLHSADKWFGMTYHEDREIVAEELRKLHARGDYPESLRM; translated from the coding sequence ATGAAAGTCTCACTGGTCATCATGGCGGCGGGCCTTGGGTCCCGCTACGGCGGCAGCAAGCAGGTGGACGGCATCGGGCCCCACAACGAGATCCTGATGGAGTACTCCATCTACGACGCCCTCCGGGCGGGGTTCAGCAAGGTGGTGTTCATCATCAAGCCGGAGATGGAGGAGATGATGCGCCGCCTGTGCGGGGATTATCTGGCGAGGAAGACCGCACTGGACGGCACGCCGGTGGAGGTGGCCTATGTCTTTCAGGACTTTACCTCCGTGCCGGACTTCTACCGGATTCCGCCGGAGCGGACCAAGCCCTTCGGCACGGTCCATGCCCTGCTGTGCGCGGCGGATGTGGTGCACGAGCCCTTCTGCGTCATCAATGCCGACGACTATTACGGCATTGACGCCTACCGCACCATCTATGACGAGCTGGTGAAGCTGCCTGAGACGGGAAAGGCCACCATGGTGGGGTATCTGCTGAAGAATACCGCCAGCCTCCACGGCACGGTGTCCCGCGGCGTGTGCGCGGTGGAGGACGGAAAGCTCCGCTCCGTCCGGGAGGCACTGAAGATCCAGCTGTATCCCGACGGCACGCTGCGGGATCTGGCGGAGGGCACGGACCTGTCCCCGGAGACGGTGGTGTCCATGAACTTCTGGGGGTTTGCCCCCAGCATCTTCCCCGCCCTGCGGGAGTACTTTGAAAACTTCCTCCGCACGGAGGCCGGGGAAAATATCAAGGCCGAGTGCCTGCTGCCGGTGATGGTGGGGGATCAGCTGCAAAAGGGCGCGCTGGAGGTGTCCGTCCTTCACTCCGCGGACAAGTGGTTCGGCATGACCTACCATGAGGACCGGGAGATCGTGGCGGAGGAGCTCCGCAAGCTCCATGCCAGGGGAGATTATCCGGAGAGCCTGCGGATGTGA
- a CDS encoding Fur family transcriptional regulator — MPYSTKQHQAVLRCLEARGETACTAAELAEDLRREGCPVGLATIYRQLEKLEAAGAVHKVNTEEGALYQYCGRQSQGHRDCFLLKCERCGRIRHVDCTRLQNLYDHLEREHHFRIDPRGTLFSGVCDVCAGEEDHHGAQ; from the coding sequence ATGCCATACAGCACCAAACAGCACCAGGCGGTGCTCCGCTGCCTGGAGGCCCGGGGCGAGACCGCCTGCACCGCCGCCGAACTGGCGGAGGACCTGCGTCGGGAGGGCTGCCCGGTGGGCCTGGCCACCATCTACCGCCAGCTGGAAAAGCTGGAGGCCGCCGGGGCGGTCCACAAGGTCAACACCGAGGAGGGCGCCCTGTACCAGTACTGCGGCCGCCAGTCCCAAGGCCACCGGGATTGCTTTCTTCTGAAGTGTGAGCGCTGCGGCCGCATCCGCCATGTGGACTGTACCCGCCTGCAGAACCTGTACGACCACCTGGAGCGGGAGCACCACTTCCGCATCGATCCCCGGGGGACGCTGTTTTCCGGGGTGTGCGACGTCTGCGCCGGAGAGGAGGACCACCATGGAGCCCAATGA
- a CDS encoding metal ABC transporter ATP-binding protein, with amino-acid sequence MEPNELIVCRDASLGYEGQSVLAHLDLTIRAGDYLCIVGDNGSGKSTLLRGLLGLLSPQSGEILRAPELRQGAVGYLPQQTRAQRDFPATVYEVVLSGCLNQKGLRFFYTAAQKSAALMNMGKLGILELKDQSYRDLSGGQQQRVLLARALCAARSLLILDEPITGLDPAAAQDLYKTLSYLNRKEGMAVVMVTHDLRAALRSARTVLHIGHSSYFLGTVKDYLASPQGRRFREVEE; translated from the coding sequence ATGGAGCCCAATGAGCTGATCGTCTGCCGGGACGCGTCCCTGGGGTATGAGGGTCAGAGCGTCCTGGCCCACCTGGATCTCACCATCCGGGCGGGGGACTACCTGTGCATCGTGGGGGACAACGGCTCCGGCAAGTCCACGTTGCTGCGGGGCCTGCTGGGGCTCCTCTCCCCCCAGTCCGGGGAGATTCTCCGGGCGCCGGAACTGCGGCAGGGAGCCGTGGGCTATCTGCCCCAGCAGACCCGGGCCCAGCGGGACTTCCCGGCCACGGTGTATGAAGTGGTCCTCTCGGGCTGCCTGAACCAGAAGGGGCTGCGGTTCTTCTACACCGCCGCCCAGAAGTCCGCGGCATTGATGAACATGGGCAAGCTGGGGATTCTGGAGCTGAAGGACCAGAGCTACCGGGATCTCTCCGGCGGCCAGCAGCAGCGGGTGCTGCTGGCCCGGGCCCTGTGTGCCGCCCGCAGCCTGCTGATCCTGGACGAGCCCATTACCGGCCTGGACCCCGCCGCGGCCCAGGATCTGTACAAGACCCTCTCCTACCTGAACCGGAAGGAGGGCATGGCGGTGGTGATGGTGACCCACGATCTGAGGGCCGCCCTGCGCAGCGCCCGGACGGTGCTGCACATCGGCCACAGCAGCTACTTTTTAGGCACAGTCAAAGACTATCTGGCCTCCCCCCAGGGGCGGCGGTTTCGGGAGGTGGAGGAATGA
- a CDS encoding metal ABC transporter permease gives MSLTLMLTYPFMQRALIAGTLVSLCAALLGVPLVLKRYSMIGDGLSHVSFGALAIAVALGFTPLYFSIPVVILAAFFLLRLATNPRWNSDAAIAVMSASALAVGIIVISRTSGMTTDVDNYMFGSVLAMTWADVALSAVLSLAVLALFVLFYHKLFAVTFDESFSRATGLRVDWYNTLLAILTALTIVLGMRMMGAMLISSLVIFPALTAMRLFKSFRGVVVCAAVTSVCCFCAGLMASWTLSTPVGASVVAANLALFLLSCAAGWLRRR, from the coding sequence ATGAGCCTGACCTTGATGCTGACCTATCCCTTTATGCAGCGGGCCCTGATCGCCGGGACGCTGGTAAGCCTCTGCGCCGCGCTGCTGGGAGTCCCCCTGGTACTGAAGCGGTACTCCATGATCGGCGATGGCCTCAGCCACGTCTCCTTCGGCGCCCTGGCCATCGCCGTGGCCCTGGGGTTCACTCCCCTCTACTTCTCCATCCCCGTGGTGATCCTCGCGGCGTTCTTCCTGCTGCGGCTGGCCACCAATCCCCGCTGGAACAGCGACGCGGCCATCGCCGTCATGAGTGCGTCGGCCCTGGCCGTCGGCATCATCGTCATCTCCCGCACCAGCGGCATGACCACGGATGTGGACAACTACATGTTCGGCAGCGTCCTGGCCATGACGTGGGCGGATGTGGCCCTGTCTGCGGTACTGTCCCTTGCGGTGCTGGCCCTGTTCGTGCTGTTCTACCACAAGCTCTTCGCCGTGACGTTCGATGAGAGCTTCTCCCGGGCCACGGGGCTGCGGGTGGACTGGTACAACACCCTGCTGGCCATTCTCACCGCCCTGACCATCGTGCTGGGGATGCGGATGATGGGTGCCATGCTGATCTCCTCCCTGGTGATCTTCCCGGCGCTGACGGCCATGCGGCTGTTCAAGAGCTTCCGGGGCGTGGTGGTATGTGCCGCCGTTACGTCGGTGTGCTGCTTCTGCGCGGGACTCATGGCCTCCTGGACGCTGTCCACGCCGGTGGGAGCCTCTGTGGTGGCGGCAAATCTCGCGCTGTTTCTGCTCTCCTGTGCTGCCGGCTGGCTGCGCAGGCGCTGA
- the rimP gene encoding ribosome maturation factor RimP, which produces MKKITELTAELAAPAIAEQGCTLWDVEYVKEAGTWYLRILLDKEGGVDILDCEEISRKVSDLLDKADPIEGSYTLEVGSAGAERALKRPSDFQQFLGSPVLVKLYRAREGRKEFAGYLKGYDEATGDVTVTVGSQDLVFPKKETALIRLRVEF; this is translated from the coding sequence ATGAAAAAGATCACTGAACTGACCGCGGAACTGGCCGCTCCCGCTATCGCGGAACAGGGCTGCACCCTCTGGGACGTGGAGTACGTCAAGGAGGCCGGCACCTGGTATCTGCGCATTCTGCTGGACAAAGAGGGCGGCGTGGACATTCTGGATTGTGAGGAGATCTCCCGGAAGGTCAGCGACCTGCTGGACAAGGCCGACCCCATCGAGGGCAGCTACACCCTGGAGGTGGGCTCCGCCGGTGCCGAGCGGGCGCTGAAGCGGCCCTCCGATTTTCAGCAGTTTCTGGGCAGCCCCGTGCTGGTGAAGCTGTACCGGGCCCGGGAGGGCCGGAAGGAGTTTGCCGGCTATCTGAAGGGCTATGACGAGGCCACCGGCGATGTCACCGTCACCGTGGGCAGCCAGGATCTGGTCTTCCCCAAGAAGGAGACTGCCCTTATCCGCCTGCGGGTGGAATTTTAA
- the nusA gene encoding transcription termination factor NusA, which yields MKGKKQKEPVGFNPAEIFAALALLEKERGIPQSFMMEKIVQALTTAYKRDHADVENVIVDVDEAHQNLKMFVQKNVVEEEDYVDPANEMPIEEAKRLSAKYEVGDIVNIPVDTVEFGRIAAGNGKQVIIQGLREAERGQVYDEFNSKQHEILTGVVTRVDPRNGNVSLRIGTGTDSTEALLMAGEQVPGEDLTEGMHVKVYVVEVRRSTRGPQVLISRTHPGLVKRLFELEVPEIYDGTVEVKSIAREAGSRTKMAVWSNDENVDPIGACVGPKGQRVGSIVEELRGEKIDIVKYSEDPAQFIAAALAPADVVDVWMADEGKACRVIVPDDQLSLAIGKEGQNARLAARLTGYKIDIKPESYHDEEEPPAGGAPEAADTAEASAVEPVDAE from the coding sequence ATGAAAGGCAAAAAGCAGAAGGAGCCCGTAGGCTTCAATCCCGCGGAAATCTTCGCGGCACTGGCTCTGCTGGAGAAGGAGCGGGGCATCCCCCAGTCCTTCATGATGGAGAAGATTGTCCAGGCCCTCACCACCGCCTACAAGCGGGACCACGCGGATGTGGAGAACGTCATCGTGGATGTGGACGAGGCACACCAGAACCTGAAGATGTTCGTCCAGAAAAACGTGGTGGAGGAAGAGGACTACGTGGACCCCGCCAACGAGATGCCCATTGAGGAGGCCAAGAGGCTCTCCGCCAAGTACGAGGTGGGCGACATCGTGAACATCCCTGTGGACACGGTGGAGTTCGGCCGCATCGCAGCAGGCAACGGCAAGCAGGTCATCATCCAGGGCCTGCGGGAGGCCGAGCGGGGCCAGGTGTATGATGAGTTCAACTCCAAGCAGCATGAGATCCTCACCGGCGTAGTCACCCGTGTGGATCCCCGCAACGGCAATGTGTCCCTGCGGATCGGCACCGGCACCGACTCTACCGAGGCGCTGCTGATGGCCGGTGAGCAGGTCCCCGGCGAGGATCTGACCGAAGGCATGCATGTGAAGGTCTATGTGGTGGAGGTTCGCCGGTCCACCCGCGGGCCCCAGGTGCTGATCTCCCGGACCCATCCGGGCCTGGTGAAGCGCCTGTTCGAACTGGAGGTCCCCGAGATTTATGACGGCACCGTGGAGGTGAAATCCATCGCCCGTGAAGCCGGCAGCCGCACCAAGATGGCCGTGTGGTCCAACGACGAGAACGTGGACCCCATCGGCGCCTGCGTGGGCCCCAAGGGCCAGCGTGTGGGCAGCATTGTGGAGGAGCTGCGGGGCGAGAAGATCGACATCGTCAAGTACAGCGAAGACCCGGCCCAGTTTATCGCCGCCGCCCTGGCGCCTGCCGACGTGGTGGATGTGTGGATGGCGGACGAGGGCAAGGCCTGCCGCGTCATCGTGCCGGATGACCAGTTGTCCCTGGCCATTGGCAAGGAGGGACAGAACGCCCGCCTGGCGGCCCGCCTCACCGGCTACAAAATCGACATCAAGCCGGAGAGCTATCACGACGAGGAAGAGCCCCCTGCCGGGGGCGCCCCGGAGGCCGCGGACACGGCGGAAGCGTCCGCTGTGGAGCCCGTGGACGCGGAGTAA
- the rnpM gene encoding RNase P modulator RnpM → MPKVKKIPQRQCVGCREMKDKKALLRVVKAPDGTVSLDFGGKKPGRGAYVCHDVACLQKARKTRALERAFDTAIPPEVYDAMEAELRGADGPA, encoded by the coding sequence ATGCCGAAAGTGAAGAAGATTCCCCAGCGGCAGTGCGTGGGCTGCCGGGAAATGAAGGATAAGAAGGCCTTGCTGCGGGTGGTCAAGGCCCCGGACGGCACCGTGTCCCTGGACTTCGGCGGCAAGAAGCCCGGGCGGGGCGCCTATGTGTGCCACGACGTGGCCTGCCTGCAGAAGGCCCGGAAAACCCGGGCCCTGGAACGGGCCTTTGACACCGCCATCCCGCCGGAGGTCTACGACGCCATGGAGGCAGAACTGCGAGGTGCGGATGGACCGGCTTAA
- a CDS encoding L7Ae/L30e/S12e/Gadd45 family ribosomal protein produces MDRLNILSLLGLSLRGGRLAVGEEPVEAVARARDARVLLLAADAAEGTRRRCEHFAQAGDCLWLQLPFTKAELGRALGRTAVAIAAVTDVGLAAALLHRLAELDPEQYADAADRMDVKARRAAERRAEQAAHEKNLRQGKRRRKAPPAPKAAKPPAEMPPERAPDGNRPRGAKPYRSRPPGTLAPSRRHRRGHTPTAAR; encoded by the coding sequence ATGGACCGGCTTAACATTCTGTCCCTGCTGGGTCTCAGCCTGCGGGGCGGCCGGTTGGCCGTGGGCGAGGAGCCGGTAGAGGCCGTGGCCCGCGCCCGGGACGCCCGGGTGCTGCTGCTGGCCGCCGACGCGGCGGAGGGCACCCGCCGCCGGTGCGAGCACTTCGCCCAGGCCGGTGACTGCCTGTGGCTCCAGCTCCCCTTCACCAAGGCGGAACTGGGCCGGGCCCTGGGCCGGACGGCCGTGGCCATCGCCGCGGTGACGGACGTGGGACTGGCCGCCGCCCTGCTGCACCGGCTGGCGGAGCTGGATCCGGAGCAGTACGCCGACGCGGCGGACCGGATGGATGTAAAGGCCCGCCGGGCCGCGGAGCGCCGGGCGGAGCAGGCGGCCCATGAGAAGAATCTCCGCCAGGGCAAGCGCCGCCGAAAGGCGCCGCCTGCACCAAAGGCGGCCAAACCTCCGGCGGAAATGCCACCGGAGCGTGCGCCAGACGGGAACCGTCCCCGCGGCGCAAAGCCATACCGATCCCGTCCCCCAGGGACGCTCGCCCCAAGCCGAAGGCACAGGCGCGGCCATACGCCAACAGCCGCCCGGTGA